GCAGCTATGAGTCGGTGAACCCGATGATGTCCCCGTCGAGTAATGCCATTGGCAGCAGCATCGCCCCCGGGGGATCCTCCTCTGCCACGTCGTCGTCTTCCTCCCCTACGGCCCCGAGCCGGTATGAGAACCAGAAGAGGAGAGACTGGAACACCTTCTGCCAGTACCTGAGGAACCACCGCCCCCCGCTGTCGCTCGGCATGTGCAGCGGGGCCCATGTGCTGGAGTTCCTGCGATATCTCGACCAGTTCGGGAAGACCAAGGTTCATAACCAGTCATGCCCTTTCTTCGGACTTCCCAACCCGCCCGCCCCGTGCCCTTGCCCGCTCCGCCAGGCTTGGGGTAGCCTCGATGCCCTCATCGGCCGGCTCCGAGCTGCCTTCGAGGAGCATGGGGGCAAGCCCGAGGCCAACCCGTTTGGTGCCAGAGCCGTGCGGCTCTACCTCAGGGAAGTCCGCGACTTCCAGGCCAAGGCTAGAGGAGTCAGCTACGAGAAGAAGCGGAAGCGTCCAAAGCAGAAGGGACCATTGCCTGCTCCAGGTGCAAACTGAATGAGGGATGTGAGACCCCATATGGGCTCCACAGCATCCAATGGCTGACATAAACTCTGAAGAAGTTCTCAAGATCTGATAGTCGGTATTTAACCGTCCATGACCGATCTGAAGGAGGGATTTCGAATCTCCCTATCTGCTTCAAGCTGAGTATGGTACTTTTGTCTCAATTTGCTGTTAATTTTCCTACTATAAGATATAGATGGGTTTTATTATCTGCTGATGATGAACTTGTAATAGTTCTGAGATGATCtgcttaattaatatttttgctttttatatTCTAATTTGCTTTGTTAAAAATTATGACATGGTTTTGATTTTGTCAGTATCATTTTAAATCAAAGCTGTTCCTACTCAGTAGAAGTATCGCAAGATAATGATGTAGTGATCATGCAAATCATGTAGACATGAAgcagaaaaatgatgatgaaTGATGATAcatgacgatgatgatgatgatgatgatatataCTATTTAATTAGAATTTCTTATGGTTTTTCCACTTATCTCTTTGATCATACTATATATTTGATAACCATATTTATTGCAAAAGCATTGTGACATTTCCTTACAGATATATTTGTATACACCCATATATAGTTTGCTATATAGTATTGAACGGATGTGTTTTGTATAATAATCAAATTATAATGaagtgtttctttttttttttttttcgccaAGTGTTGGTATATACTTGATTTTTAAACCAGTGGAGAAAGATAATCAGATTAGCTGGGGAAGGGGGATTGCGTTGATTTTCTGTTTGTATTTCTCAAGGGTTCAGGTTATTTTTTAGGAAATTGAGGATGTTTTTAAATGGGTTCTTCATCTCTCTGATCTCATCTGTACAAATCTGCATGGTCTGTCTTGTACAAAAGAGCAAATGTAGACATCCTATGATTGGCATGCAAACGATCTCAGATCTtaacttaaaaaagaaagtggaaagTTCACGAGGGCTATGAATAGTAATATATGTTGGTCAGCCATACCTTAAAAGACAGACTCAACATTGATCCATAACTGGGAAAGAAGACAAAACTCAGGAGAttcaaaatcatcttttccaCTTAATTTACACATACACTGAAAAAGCAGGAAAGAACACATGCAATACAGTTTTGAATCACTGATTTTTTTCCCGTAAAACCACAGATATGCTTAGCCTATTGACTGAGAGTAACCTCGTTTTGGCACCGACTTAAAACTAGTTACAAGGTATTTCCAATAGATTTAGAACCCCCGTATTGCAAAAAAAGTTCGCCCATTGGTAGAGGAGCTCAATTTGCCATTACAGTAACTTCTCATGGTTAGTTCCTAATTTATGACCAGGTATATATAGGATAAAATCTTCCTACTACATCAGAAGAAACTTTGAAGAGCATAGGTCTAGGTACTTGCACATTCTGAACAATTGGTTGCATATACCTTTTCGATATTAATTGTTTCATCTTTCTCAGAAGTGATTTGAGGTTTAGTAAGGTTCACGAAGATTTGGCTCAGTTATTGCATTTATCAAAATGGATGTTTAGCTCCTCTCAATCCTGATCTCTTATCCAatctgaatgaaattttctcagaATCGACCAACCGCCTTTGTTTTTCATGAAATCGTGTGTCAACTCTATTATGTAAAATAAGGATACGACGTGATCTATTTTTGCGTGAAATTCCAAGTTATTACTTACTGCACTATAGCTGAACTGAACTGGAGAATATTGATTGCATAATTAAATGGTCACATTAATTATCTTCTTCCCTAATTAGCAACTGAATCTATTTTTACTACTTCAAAGAGTAATCTAGTACCCCGACATAGAATTTCAGAAGAAGGGGGTGGATTCGAAATCTCGAGTATTAAGTCAAAGTCTTGTCTTTTGGGGGTTGTCGAAGTAGGTATGCCGAATTATTAGCTTATATATAACTATGTGATCATAGTTAGATTTGCAATAATTTGTTCGAGTTGCACTGTGTGTGTACTCAATTTAATCTTCCATGTTCATTCTACtgtattattatttgtttgtGCTTCATTCACTTGTCAATATTTAACCATGAAAcatctgtttcagttcagtaTGTTCTTGCGATGATGTAACTTCTGAAGCCACAAAGTTTTACATatgaattcaattcaatttggCCGGTCAGTAGAAGACTCTTTCAGTTCGTTGATCGTTCACTTGATGGAATCTTCCCCACTAAAAGCCTCTGATCGTGCATATGTTAGTGTGCTATCATTATATCCAATTTTGAGAATTCAGTTATTTGCGTAAAGTCATTAGAATTAATGAGTCTGCATATGTATGGGGTCTCTGATTTCATGTATATGCTCAGAAaatcaagtttttttttcctccactTTGAGAAACTCAAAATCTctcttaaaatattttcatacatGTATGTTTTGGTGcgttatttataaatatacacacattatttgaattttgtagATACATACTACATTACTTTCTGTATGTATAAACGTATATGTTAGATTCGTATCCATGGTCGCTGTACCTAAGGTTTAATATGAGCTCCAACCTACATGGTTGGGACGATGAAGTAATTTGAATGATCACTTTGAGAAAGACAATCTATCATATAAAGATGTTTAATCATCCCAAATGGGAGTGAGTTGATGATTTGTTTCGATTGCATCTTTGTACGTGATATATATGGAGCAAAGCCCAGGAAAATAGAGGACATTCAAATGACCAACATAATTTTGGATCTTGATCTCGTATATAATAATCtatgaaaattttgtaatatagtCACTTCTCACATCTTTAAAGAGAATTTTCATTATTCTGGGACATTTATCATCATCGATCAATAGTACTGTGTTAAACCAGTTCAAGACTCGAGCTATATGTTCTTCGCGTCATCTTAGGAGGCATTGATCTAAATGATTAAGTTTTCTTAAGTAGTGATTGTATTAATGCCGAATAGACTGGGATTATGATCGTTAATTTCTTATTGCAATTAAATGTAGCAATAGTTGCAGTTCAATCCAGTTACACTGACTTCACATTATAACCAAATCCACAATCCATTGAACTTTCCGATGTCCCGGGATGGATCCTCAATCCTGGGAGGCTATGATACAATATATAGGTGGGAACATATACCTGCATTTGCCCACCTagaaatgttttacaaaaagaaaaagaatcacAAAGCGAATCAGAGGGTGGAGCGTCCGATATAGTGCCAATTCCttataagggaaaaaaaaaacacttggATATCAATTCTGAAGTTTCATTTACGGGCATCAGTTccttggaaaaaaattaaaccgCTAGCTCACACATGACTGTACACTTACATAAGTCTATATGTATATGCCTACAAAAATGTGAGTTAGATATAATGTTTATGGCTTTTGGTTCGGGAGAAAAACCGATCCGTAAGATATCAGTTCAATTCACTGATATGTCAAGTATGATGGACAACATGGATCCCTTAGTCAACCAAGGGTCCCCTTGGTCATGCTTTGTCAACACATGCTACTTATTTAGCTgcaatttgtttttcttcaaCTCGCATGTAACATCGCTCCATGTTGCATGGAATCAGTCAAAATTAGTTTGAAAAAAACAAAGTGGAAACCCTTGTATGTTATTATAACGATCCCCCCTCCAACGGGAAACACTTCCAAATTTATGCCCTGGCTGCTGATTTTCTCAAAGTCCAACTGATCCCATTTTCGATTATGAATATTCTCTATTCACATGAtactcaaattcaaaattttatttaaaagaaaacaaataatgAATCACTTGGATCTTGAATCAACTCATATAGGTTAATTTACTTGAATTTACATATTCGCTTCCGGTGCTTTGCATCTGTTCAATTTCGTATAACGTCAAATTGCCCACTTTTTACCAATCAGCGTTAGCCATATCCAGATGTACACCTCTGACTTAACAGGAATCTTACGGATACGGAAATGGATTGATTGGCCAGCTAGTTCAGCAATTAATGCTGTTTAACTCATAGTTGAGTATATCCTGGATTCGAAATCCCTCGAAACCACTTAAACGCTTTTGACGTAATTACCAATTATGTGCGTTGTTAGAGTTTACGGAGTCTTGGAGATTAATCGGACAAAGCTCGAACATtctaaattaacaaaaaaagaaaaaaaaaactcatcgTTGAATATTATACTGCGAGCCAAGGGCGGCAAAAGTTCCTTTATGTTCCGAAAAATCGAGAAACGAACCGACGTCCCATGTACCTTCTTTGATTAATATACTCAACCCAATGCGAGATATGATTGGGAGTTACTATATAAGTGGGACAAAACCAAACCCAAACCAAAGAAAAATTAAGTGCAAATAATTTAATGCCAAACCTACCAAGCAAAGCAATTGCagtacccttttttttttcttttgtctgACACGCAAAAGCTGAGCTTCCCCCTCACGACCGCATTTTAAATATTCAGTAATTATTGTTACAgctattaaatataatatttaatacaataatttttttttctttaaggGGGTTTTTGCACAGCTCCCTACGAAATTCCGTACACAAAAAGATCCCGCAATCTACGGGACGACCTGGTACATCGGATAGCCGACACGTGCGCGCCCTCGGAGTAGGGCCCACCCCGCAGCGTGTTCCCACGTGGATGGATGTACTGGGTGTCGGGGAACAGGCTAATCCATTAACCATGGTGTGGGTCCCACCCTAGATCCTCGTGTCAATGAGGATGCTCCCACCCTCGCTCCGCTCCGCTCcactcccctcccctccccacTCCCCGTCATCGGATTGGGACACGTCACAACATCTCGGCCGTCCGATGTTTCCTCCAAAGAGATTCCGTCCGTACGAGAATTTAATGGTGCTTAGTTAGGCTTTTGCTTGGCCAATGAAATTTTTACTCCTCATCTTTTGCTTATTGGGGTCTCGAAGGGAAATAACTCTCGAGGAAAACGAGAAACAAATTTAgagataaataataataataataattaagagtTCTTTGAatctaaaatttaaataacCTAATTGGGTTTCTGACATTAGAGGCAGAGCCTGAACGCAATTGCATAAGAACTCTTGTGAACAATCTACATTTATGAAATTTGGACCGAGAGAAACTGGAGGATTTTCCAAAAGAAATATGTTTCCACCTGTGGAGAGAATTTTGCAGTGTGTTAGACTTAAAATTTTGTCGACTCCTAGAGTGTCCTTTAAGTTAGTTTCTTCGTCCATTACAGGAACATAATGTCTAGTTTGTtttcaaagttaaaatcacaaaaattttaactttaactttaactcaacctactacacaataaaaatacacatttttcaaataaaaaattttaactttaactttaactcaacacactatacaacatttTATCGTTTTTCACAATcgaaatcaaagttactttaagtctgaaatcaaacgcaaaGTACGACTTTATGTTCTGCTTCTCGTGAACGGAATCATTTTTGCTAGAGTCTGTACAAGGGTGAGTGACTGtacatatttttgttattaatgaaatattaccacttataaaaaaaatagataacCTTTGAAATATAATGTTATCAATTTATCTATTTTGTACGCATTTTTGTTATTAGTGAAATATTaccacttaaaaaaaattagataacCTTTGAAATGTATTGTTATCAATTTGTCTGTTGAACTGTTTagaaatatgcaattatatgTCTGTTGAACTGTTTAGAAATATGCAATTACACTTATAGTCGCTGGCCATAACTATAATCACCTTCAAAAATGTAATATTATTTGAACTGTTAAAATTCTGCAATTACACTCATAGCCTTTGGCAATAACTACAATCATTGTTGTCGCTAACTTCTATTGTACACCATTAGCACCGATACTGGTTAACGTCACTTATGTCAACGGAATCCGATATTTAGTACAATTTTGATGTTGCCCTAGGGGGCCCTGGCCCCTACTCTTGGCATCGTCCGTGACCCTGCCGAATGTACTTGGGAACTGTCATCAAACGATGGCGTGATAACGTAATAGTACTTTTACAAAATTCTTACCTCCCATAATTTTACTAAAAAGCAAAACCCTTTCAATTGTTTCAAAAGCCACCCTGCCATGCCAGCATCACTTTGAGAAACTTTTAAGGGGTCCCACACATGATAACCTAGGTTATGAGGGCCAACTTTAATATACACTCTTGGAGAGGTTTTAATACCTCTCGTTCATGGATAAAGACAATTAGTTAAATTCCATAGTAAATGTATATTGTGGATAAGTACTTTAAGGTGGAGTGTATCTATATACACACGTAAACGCGTGTTTCCCCGTGACAACTCGTCGTTtattaagaataaaaatattaaaataatacaaaatacTAAATAAGGATGTAAATAGTAaagtatttaaataataaggtaattatattttgaaaatttttatagattttctaaaaaaattgaaaataataaattattttttgaatattttcaaaagattttcAAAACATTATGTCTTCTCtttgaattttgaaacttATTTTCTAggcaaaataaatatagaatAACCCTATATGGGCACGCCTATTATAATTTTGGACTAACTTGTACACTTTTAACCGGATAAGCTTGGATGAACTCATGAGGGCTTTGACCATATTTTGGTAGACCTAATGTATGATCTAGTTCTCATAACTATATAATTCCAagggatttggcctagtgattAAGGAGGAAATTCAGTATCCACTCGATCCTGGGTTCGAAACCTCTTGGAGTCAACGGAGCGCCTTTGACGTGATTAAGTACTCCGTGAGTCGCGAGAGGTTCACGGAGCTCAGGGAATTAGTCAGGCGAAATCTGGACAATCCGggttaacaaaaaaaaatctcagaACTATATGATTAGTTGAATTTCATATTATAAGTTTGATCAATTTATTGTTCTAAATtcgttttgtaattttatatctaaaattaaaaaataaagtaattaCTTATAGTGAAATCTGATTCTTATATATCCAACTTATATATAACCCAAACTAATTatatagaaacataatatttttaaaatgacGTCAATAAATCACTAAGAATGGTATAAAATGATACTCTcgtaatttctaatttttcacACAGTTAATATTGACTTTgtgtttaaaatattatttattaaatgacTTAGAAATGGCTTTTAATTTTGGAGATGATatactctttttctttttcagtgtGAAACCTAGACAATATTTAATCTTAAAGAGTAAAATTTCTTATGCTatatttggtttcaaagtaggattttgaaatcagattttgattttaaaaaaagtgatataaatggagcccactctttgactttatatgagttattttgttttattgtgggtaaaattatgttaaaattgtgattttaaaatctttgcAAACAAAACAAGCCTTAATTTTGCAATTTGGAATTTGACATTGTACCATGTTGGGGTGATTGGATACTCATTCTGTGGATGACCTAGCATTTAGAATTGTCGAAATAAGCAAAGTGAGAGAACAAAAGTACTTTAAAAATCCTTATTATcgtatattatataatagatGTACATTATTTTTCCTCATCAACTATGTGTATCTTAAAACATATTGTACATTTTATCTTGTATGAGTTAAAAGagtatttttagaaatttaaaaagtgtGCAAACTCTTATTTTTTCTGAGTTAAAAcatgcaaataatataatatatttatcgtaagtaaaaaagaattaaaaaaagattgtTTCAAGCGTATGAGTTTTGCTAAAATACATATTAATTAGTTGCATAATATAAGTTTACAATTACAATATTAAAGTCAATATACTTAggcaaagaaattaaaaactaACACCGAATAGATATTTTTAACTGATCATATATAAAGTAGGTTAAGAAAATGCGAcacaataaaaagaaatatttttcctcatatttttgaattaatatGAGGTATATTTCTTCCAAGAAACGCCATTCCGAAGGGTCGTGTTTTATCATAATTAGAAGGTATTAATACAAAATGTATCTACTTACATCGAATTGACTTAATAGAGTttatgagatatatgaatacatatcaaacagaaaaaaaaggaattatgATAATTGTTTAAATATATTGAAGGGTTACAAAATGGGgttttgaaaaattgagaacCACATTAATGCTTCACACTTCTATAAATGTAATGTAATGGATAATAGATTTATTTACGGATACCAAAAAGACCCATGGCCCTAGCAAAAGAATTGTAATTGCACGACCTCGTTTACTAACCAAGAGATTATATATGCAATTCTCATAATAGGACTATCGatacttttttattagttattagaatatttattttattataatggGTCTATGAATTCTCTATAACCCCCTCTcctcccccaaaaaaaaagaatagtgATTGAAATTAAAGAGTATGAAAAGTCCtattaatgaaaaatgaatCCAAAACTTATTAGTTGGAGCAACCGTGTGTGCCATTGTTTCGCAGCCCCCTTCTTCATATACGTGTATCTAGTTTACTGCGTTTCTTATCCCACCTTTGATGTGCGTCCCGTGAAACTGTGGCAAAAAGGAAGTGATGGAACATTGGGCTCCCGTCCTCATCGGTTTTTGCCACTTCCACTGTTGGATTTAACAAAGGAAGCTGTTGAGTGAGAGATGAGGACCACACTAATTCACTTTaatctttttctaatttaaaaaTCCAATGCAGCTATGCTATCAACAGTCGAGACACACCGTTCTTTTCCGAATTTGGGATGTGACGAGTTTCCTAGTAATTTAACTCTTTATGGAATGTGACAATCAtcctagatatatatatatatattatattgtgcTTCCAATTTGgctatatgtgtgtgtgtgtatatatatatatatatatacacacctTCTAGGGCTACGTATATTTGGGGTTCCTGGGGGACCTGCACGCTTCCTTTGAGTTTCCCCTCAATTCTCCCATGTGATGCCATGAGCAACGGTGTTGAACTCAATTCTTGAGCTGTGCCACAAAGTTTTGTTTCTCAATACATTGCGGGGCAACCCGATTTCGAGGCACGAGCTTAATGTTTGACTTCTGTTTCGATATTATGTAATAAGTTCAGTCTGAACATGAAATTAATCAAGATGATATAGGTATCTAGTGAGTGGGAATTACCTTTGGAATCTGCGCCGACAATAGATCCATCACGTATTTGAAGAGATGAGTTTCTCCCGTCAAGACCCATGCACTTTAAATGAAACGTGGACAGGAAATTAGATGGGGTCACAGAGAGTTCGAGCTCCCACATTTATGAGCTTTTATATCACGCGTTGGTCACGTCGGTTCTCAATAAGATCTCGTCAGAGATTAATGTATAAGTCTCTCTAGATGGTACATGTAGGCAAAGCTCCTGttaataaattcaattttgtaCCCATTCGTCTTCCTTTGACTAGTGGCTGGCCAGTGCTAATGATGTGTGGAGCATGCTGTACTTCTTTATGCCAATTATGGTGGATTTATATGTCCAAGACTATTGCCAAAAGCCCCTCGCGCGATCAGTCGTGTACATGTATGTGTGCGTGCCAAGCTATATCAAGCATTCAGAAGCTAGACTCCAATCTTTCGACAATTAATGATATAACGAATTACATGAAATCACCAACATGATGCATGAAAATTTAACTCGAGTGATATCTCATATGCTGCGGACTAGGCTGCTCAATTCAAATCAAAGGATACTGCAGGTAACAGGAGCtctctcttattttattttatttttctttctttcttttcaattcttttttcttttttggttaatTTCCTGATCAATTTGGTACGGCCATCTTTCCTAGTACTGTAGCTCTTTATAGGAGCTACAAACCCCACCCATTCATGTACAAACCCCACCCATTCATACGCATCAGGCTAGTAGCTAAAGGGATCCCTTTGATCTCTTCTCCCTTACTATTCTTCATGTGACCATTCACTggccttattttattttattttgacttcGAGATTCGTGAGGCCTACGttgtttgttttgttttgccGCGCTCAAATGGGAATTCGATTTCGGGCCTCCTTGTCTGACAAGTATTGATGAGCTACCTGGGTGTGATCTTTTGATATCCTTACAAGCACGAAACACAGTTGTGTAATTGGCAAAAGGATCAGCATGAAATAATTTGGCGGCATTAGTAAGCTAGTAACACGAGGAGATACCTATTGAGCTTAATTAttgagttttctt
The sequence above is drawn from the Punica granatum isolate Tunisia-2019 chromosome 5, ASM765513v2, whole genome shotgun sequence genome and encodes:
- the LOC116206584 gene encoding protein LIGHT-DEPENDENT SHORT HYPOCOTYLS 1 — protein: MELVPGSNNPGSYESVNPMMSPSSNAIGSSIAPGGSSSATSSSSSPTAPSRYENQKRRDWNTFCQYLRNHRPPLSLGMCSGAHVLEFLRYLDQFGKTKVHNQSCPFFGLPNPPAPCPCPLRQAWGSLDALIGRLRAAFEEHGGKPEANPFGARAVRLYLREVRDFQAKARGVSYEKKRKRPKQKGPLPAPGAN